The proteins below are encoded in one region of Aequorivita iocasae:
- the ubiE gene encoding bifunctional demethylmenaquinone methyltransferase/2-methoxy-6-polyprenyl-1,4-benzoquinol methylase UbiE, which produces MEKKITPYKDSSEGKKKQVEQMFDTISENYDGLNRVISLGSDVKWRKKVIKMVAAVKPETILDIATGTGDLAIQFAEKTSSEKIVGLDISEGMLSVARKKVTGKKISEKIEFVQADSEALPFEDNTFDAITVSFGIRNFENLEKGLSEILRVLKKGGLFVILETSVPSKFPFKQGYYFYSKNILPLVGKLFSKDKVAYRYLSESASVFPHGEKLNNILRKIGFNEVKNKPQTFGVATIYNATK; this is translated from the coding sequence ATGGAAAAGAAAATAACCCCCTATAAAGATTCTTCGGAAGGAAAAAAGAAGCAGGTTGAACAGATGTTCGATACTATCTCTGAAAATTATGACGGCCTAAACCGTGTAATTTCTTTGGGTTCCGATGTCAAGTGGCGAAAAAAGGTAATCAAAATGGTTGCCGCAGTAAAACCTGAAACCATTTTGGACATTGCTACGGGCACCGGCGATCTGGCCATTCAGTTTGCCGAAAAAACTTCCTCGGAAAAAATTGTGGGCTTGGATATTTCCGAAGGAATGTTATCCGTTGCCCGTAAAAAGGTTACTGGAAAGAAAATTTCAGAAAAGATCGAGTTTGTGCAGGCAGATTCTGAAGCTTTGCCTTTTGAAGACAATACTTTTGATGCCATTACTGTTTCCTTTGGAATCCGGAATTTTGAAAATCTTGAAAAAGGCCTTTCTGAAATTCTCCGTGTCTTAAAGAAAGGGGGCTTGTTTGTAATCTTGGAAACTTCGGTACCCTCAAAATTTCCTTTTAAGCAAGGGTATTATTTTTATTCAAAAAATATTTTGCCCTTGGTGGGAAAGCTCTTTTCCAAAGACAAAGTTGCGTACAGATATTTGAGCGAAAGTGCCTCCGTATTTCCGCACGGGGAAAAGCTCAACAATATTTTGCGCAAAATTGGGTTTAATGAAGTGAAAAATAAACCACAGACTTTCGGTGTGGCAACTATCTATAATGCTACTAAATAA
- the porT gene encoding type IX secretion/gliding motility protein PorT/SprT, translated as MKKLFFVLALLCIANSANAQWFFNKERLANLENFDKKRFSWGYFLGFNSYDFKIDYKDQYADTNTDILVERSAGFNVGLIGDMRINEYFNLRLEPGLYFTQRNLTFPGFEEPKDYLREVKSTYIHVPLLLKVSTKRLNNIKPFIIGGVSTSLNLSSNQDNPEDNEQGKFRMTKSTNYYELGFGIDFYLYYFKFTPSIRGVFAMNDELVRDDDPNSPWTGNIEKLSTRGIFVNFTFQ; from the coding sequence ATGAAGAAGCTATTTTTTGTACTGGCCCTTTTATGTATTGCAAACAGCGCAAATGCGCAGTGGTTTTTTAATAAGGAGCGCCTGGCTAATTTGGAAAATTTCGACAAAAAACGTTTTTCGTGGGGCTACTTTTTAGGTTTTAACAGTTACGATTTCAAAATTGATTATAAAGACCAATATGCAGATACCAATACTGACATTTTGGTAGAGCGATCGGCAGGTTTTAATGTAGGACTTATTGGCGATATGCGGATTAACGAGTATTTCAACCTACGTCTTGAGCCTGGGCTTTATTTTACACAGCGTAACTTAACTTTCCCCGGTTTTGAAGAACCCAAGGATTATCTGCGCGAAGTGAAATCAACCTATATTCATGTACCGTTACTGCTAAAAGTCTCTACAAAACGCTTGAACAATATTAAACCGTTTATTATTGGCGGTGTTTCAACCTCGCTCAATCTTTCCAGCAATCAAGACAATCCCGAGGACAACGAGCAGGGAAAATTCCGTATGACCAAGAGCACCAATTATTATGAATTAGGGTTTGGGATTGATTTCTACTTATATTATTTCAAATTTACACCTTCCATCCGCGGTGTTTTTGCAATGAATGACGAATTGGTTCGCGACGATGACCCAAACAGTCCGTGGACCGGAAATATAGAGAAGCTATCCACCCGTGGAATTTTCGTGAACTTTACATTTCAGTAG
- a CDS encoding RNA methyltransferase encodes MVSKSQTKLITSLQQKKYRNQSRLFVAEGSKVIDELLEEGLHLHSFFSTDAAQITEKNHFQVTEAELKKISFLKTANTSLALFEIPKPKPLQDSGLIVALDAVRDPGNLGTIIRLCDWFGVQQLICSEDTVDSYNPKVVQATMGSLARVQVHYLSLSEYLEETKLPIFGGFMDGKNIYSEKLPKEGIIVMGNEANGISEEIIKKINHKVAIPRFGKTQKTESLNVATAAAILLSEFRRATEM; translated from the coding sequence TTGGTCAGCAAAAGTCAAACAAAATTAATAACGAGCCTGCAACAAAAAAAGTACCGTAACCAAAGCAGACTTTTTGTGGCGGAAGGCTCAAAAGTTATTGATGAATTGTTGGAGGAGGGCTTGCATCTCCACTCGTTTTTTTCAACCGATGCTGCTCAAATTACCGAAAAAAATCATTTTCAGGTTACCGAAGCAGAGCTAAAAAAAATCAGTTTTCTGAAAACCGCAAACACTTCCTTGGCACTTTTTGAAATTCCGAAACCAAAGCCATTGCAGGATTCGGGTTTGATTGTAGCCTTGGATGCCGTACGCGATCCTGGAAATTTGGGTACCATTATTCGGCTTTGCGATTGGTTTGGGGTGCAGCAATTAATTTGTTCCGAAGACACGGTAGACAGTTACAATCCGAAGGTAGTACAGGCCACGATGGGCTCCTTGGCAAGGGTTCAGGTTCATTATCTGTCTCTTTCAGAATATTTGGAAGAAACCAAACTTCCTATTTTTGGAGGTTTTATGGATGGAAAAAATATCTATTCCGAAAAACTTCCGAAGGAAGGTATAATTGTAATGGGAAATGAGGCAAATGGTATTTCCGAAGAAATAATCAAAAAAATAAACCATAAAGTCGCCATTCCGCGTTTCGGAAAAACCCAAAAAACAGAAAGTCTCAACGTGGCAACGGCCGCGGCAATTCTTTTAAGCGAATTTAGAAGGGCTACTGAAATGTAA